One segment of Pyricularia oryzae 70-15 chromosome 3, whole genome shotgun sequence DNA contains the following:
- a CDS encoding inositol oxygenase 1 — translation MAPSAIYEDAPVRDGAALEDMSDKIDAVNVLKAKQAGAPVPEEQVFDSESKFDSEKDKGGFRQYEDACDRVKNFYLEQHEKQTMAYNLKARAHFNSASRKRMEMTVWEAMEKLNTLIDESDPDTSLSQIQHLLQSAEAIRRDGKPRWMQLTGLIHDLGKLLFFDGAEGQWDVVGDTFPVGCAFDERIIYPGTFANNPDKDHPVYGTKLGIYEEGCGMDNIMLSWGHDEYLYHVVKDQSTLPDEALAMIRYHSFYPWHKENAYREFMCEKDHAMLEAVRAFNPYDLYSKSDDVPSVEELKPYYLELIDEYFPNKVVKW, via the exons ATGGCTCCATCCGCCATTTACGAGGACGCTCCCGTCAGGGACGGCGCAGCCCTGGAAGACATGTCAGACAAGATCGATGCGGTCAACGTCCTCAAGGCCAAGCAGGCCGGTGCGCCTGTGCCAGAGGAGCAGGTCTTTGACAGCGAATCCAAGTTCGACTCGGAGAAGGACAAGGGCGGGTTCCGGCAGTACGAGGATGCTTGCGACCGGGTCAAGAATTTTTACCTGGAGCAACACGAGAAGCAGACGATGGCATACAACCTGAAGGCGCGGGCGCATTTCAACTCGGCGTCGCGCAAGCGCATGGAGATGACGGTCTGGGAGGCCATGGAGAAACTCAACACCCTCATCGACGAGTCAGACCCGGATACGTCGCTGTCGCAGATTCAGCACCTGCTGCAGTCGGCCGAGGCCATCCGCCGTGACGGCAAGCCGCGCTGGATGCAGCTGACGGGCCTGATCCACGACCTGGGCAAGCTTCTCTTCTTTGACGGCGCCGAGGGCCAGTGGGATGTCGTCGGTGACACCTTCCCCGTTGGCTGCGCCTTTGACGAGCGCATCATCTACCCGGGTACCTTTGCCAACAATCCAGACAAGGACCACCCGGTCTATGGTACCAAGCTGGGTATCTACGAGGAAGGTTGCGGCATGGACAACATCATGCTGTCGTGGGGCCACGACGAGTACCTCTACCACGTCGTCAAGGACCAGAGCACCCTGCCCGATGAGGCCCTTGCCATGATTCGCTACCATTCTTTCTACCCATGGCACAAGGAGAACGCATACCGCGAATTCATGTGCGAAAAGGACCACGCCATGCTCGAGGCTGTGAGGGCCTTCAACCCATACGACCTGTACAGCAAGAGCGACGATGTACCCAGCGTCGAGGAGCTCAAG CCTTATTACCTCGAGCTCATTGACGAGTACTTCCCCAACAAGGTTGTCAAGTGGTAG
- a CDS encoding myosin regulatory light chain cdc4, producing the protein MASNHFDSQASTNYKEAFSLFDKRGNGRVALDSLGDLLRACGQNPTLTEIRDLEKNVGGDFDFETFQRVLNRPGGFRDPGEPEEYCRGFQVFDKDMTGFIGVGQLKYILTNLGEKMTDEEVDELLKSVDTSSGQVNYTGKSESTSCWRLQ; encoded by the exons ATGGCTTCTAACCACTTCGACTCTCAGGCTTCCACCAACTACAAGGAGGCGTTTTCGCTGTTCGATAAGCGCGGTAACGGACGCGTTGCGCTCGACAGCCTCGGCGACCTGCTGCGCGCTTGCGGTCAGAACCCGACCCTGACGGAGATCCGCGACCTGGAGAAGAACGTGGGAGGCGACT TCGACTTCGAGACTTTTCAGCGCGTGCTCAACAGGCCAGGCGGCTTCCGTGACCCCGGTGAGCCCGAGGAATACTGCCGCGGTTTCCAAGTGTTCGACAAGGACATGACCGGTTTCATTGGCGTCGGGCAGCTCAAGTACATCCTGACGAACCTTGGCGAGAAGATGACGGATGAGGAGGTTGATGAGCTGCTCAAGTCTGTCGACACCAGCTCGGGACAGGTCAACTACACCGGTAAGTCAGAATCGACAAGCTGTTGGAGGCTACAATGA
- a CDS encoding UV-damage endonuclease produces the protein MSSRMPRRKKQDTINDDSIINLTTEEPPVCDTDSRRSSRRLIAMIETQSPTSTTHKSKAAASQTKRLKGVKMTSKNSNVPPPNRSEDMSSDAESNSTSELYPDGVNDQRTKGVGNAIQRLSRLERRLQRNLKKQQLKVEKSVDSLDASDHRSAAQKPRPSRCVGELNTSPPTASENRHKLIDPDVPRVPTAKRDLSIEDGQSIFKKATPRKASQREPKVVENAEQTPGEAERGAARPPSVDSDYLPLPWTGRLGYACLNTYLRAAKPPVFSSRTCRMSSIIDHRHPLADPTQPEHPNKNRPDKSQKPDRQRGQEFVQRLGLANARDIDKMLRWNERYGIRFMRLSSEMFPFASHEEHGYKLAPFASEVLAEAGKTAAKYGHRLTTHPGQFTQLGSPRAEVITASVRDLEYHDEMLTLLKLPEQQDRDAVMILHMGGVYGDKAATLDRFRHNYTTLLSDSIKRRLVLENDDVSWSVHDLLPVCEELNIPLVLDFHHHNIVFDPKMVREGTADIVPLFPRIRATWDRKNIKVKMHYSEPCAGAVTPRDRRKHSPRVATLPPCPPDTDLMIEAKDKEQAVFELMRNFKLPGYERIRSIIPNERADEPRIPSTASKLSKAKNGRPGKRKKKDEDGKDVKVEPGDDTTNHDKDVPEGLGYDDPTIPPEIALEDINMGGPDGRVYWPPGMEDWLRPLKRDQKRKIEDLEEHDE, from the exons ATGTCGTCCAGAATGCCTCGTAGGAAAAAACAGGACACCATCAATGACGATAGCATCATAAATCTCACGACAGAAGAGCCGCCAGTCTGTGATACCGACTCTAGGCGATCGTCTCGGCGCCTCATTGCCATGATTGAAACTCAATCTCCGACTTCTACCACACACAAGTCCAAGGCTGCAGCATCGCAGACCAAAAGACTGAAGGGCGTCAAGATGACCTCCAAAAACTCCAACGTTCCACCCCCGAACCGGAGCGAGGACATGAGCAGTGATGCAGAGTCAAATTCGACTTCGGAGCTCTACCCGGACGGAGTCAACGATCAGCGTACCAAGGGTGTTGGCAATGCCATCCAGCGCTTGTCACGGCTGGAACGAAGACTTCAGCGCAATCTCAAGAAGCAGCAGCTCAAGGTTGAGAAGAGCGTTGATTCTTTGGACGCAAGCGATCACCGATCAGCGGCGCAGAAGCCTCGTCCTTCGCGATGCGTAGGGGAACTCAACACGTCGCCACCAACAGCATCTGAGAACAGACATAAACTCATAGATCCCGATGTGCCACGGGTTCCTACTGCGAAGAGAGACCTGTCCATAGAAGATGGCCAGTCTATTTTCAAGAAGGCCACCCCTAGGAAGGCAAGCCAACGAGAACCCAAAGTTGTCGAAAACGCGGAACAGACGCCGGGCGAGGCTGAAAGGGGTGCGGCCAGACCCCCCTCTGTTGATAGCGACTACCTGCCCCTACCATGGACAGGCCGATTAGGATAT GCATGTCTCAATACTTATTTACGCGCGGCAAAACCTCCGGTCTTCAGCTCGCGCACCTGTCGCATGTCATCCATCATAGATCATCGCCACCCTCTTGCTGACCCTACCCAGCCTGAGCATCCCAACAAGAACCGTCCAGACAAGTCACAAAAGCCAGATAGGCAAAGAGGACAAGAATTTGTGCAGAGGCTCGGTTTGGCAAATGCACGAGATATAGACAAGATGCTACGCTGGAATGAGCGCTACGGGATCAGATTTATGCGTCTCAGTTCCGAAATGTTCCCATTCGCCAGCCATGAGGAGCACGGCTACAAGCTTGCTCCGTTTGCCTCCGAGGTGCTCGCTGAAGCTGGAAAGACTGCCGCCAAGTATGGCCACCGGCTAACCACCCATCCAGGCCAG TTCACGCAGCTCGGATCTCCTCGCGCAGAGGTCATCACTGCATCAGTGCGGGACTTGGAGTATCACGATGAGATGCTTACACTGCTCAAGCTGCCTGAGCAACAGGATCGCGATGCAGTCATGATTCTACACATGGGCGGCGTTTATGGGGACAAAGCAGCCACCCTCGACCGCTTCCGCCACAATTATACGACACTCTTGTCAGACTCAATAAAGCGTCGACTGGTGCTTGAGAACGACGATGTCTCTTGGTCGGTCCATGACCTTCTTCCTGTTTGCGAAGAGCTCAATATCCCATTGGTCCTCGACTTCCACCATCACAATATTGTTTTTGACCCCAAGATGGTGCGAGAAGGCACAGCCGATATAGTGCCATTATTTCCTCGGATCCGAGCGACCTGGGACCGTAAGAACATCAAGGTGAAGATGCACTACAGCGAGCCCTGCGCCGGCGCCGTAACACCGCGCGACCGGCGTAAGCACAGTCCTCGGGTGGCAACTTTACCTCCCTGTCCGCCGGATACAGACCTCATGATCGAggccaaggacaaggagcAGGCCGTGTTTGAGCTTATGCGAAACTTCAAGCTCCCCGGCTATGAGCGTATCCGAAGTATCATTCCAAACGAGCGTGCAGACGAGCCGAGAATCCCGTCGACCGCATCAAAGCTTTCTAAGGCAAAGAATGGGCGTCCGGgaaagaggaaaaagaagGATGAAGATGGCAAGGATGTCAAGGTTGAGCCTGGAGACGACACCACAAACCACGATAAAGATGTACCCGAGGGGCTGGGATACGATGATCCTACGATTCCGCCCGAGATAGCTCTGGAGGACATCAATATGGGAGGTCCCGATGGCCGGGTGTATTGGCCTCCCGGCATGGAGGACTGGCTCAGGCCGCTGAAGCGAGACCAGAAACGCAAAATTGAGGACTTGGAAGAGCACGATGAGTAG
- a CDS encoding maltose permease MAL61 produces MADGKDEIHDTGVATGPEAQDEAAYVTSHEKAQQKILHDARLATEKERSMTLMQGIRLYPKAIAWSVLISACIIMEGYDVALINNFYAFPEFKKKYGEQLPNGDWEIPAPWQSGLSNGANVGELIGLLLNGWISERFGYRWTVIGCLVLINAWTAIFFTAQNVQALLVAEILCGIPWGVFQTLCITYASEVCPVAMRGYLTTYVNFCWGAGQEIAIGVLLSMLKRNDEWSYRIPYALQWMWPTPLIIGIYFAPESPWWLVRHKKIDEAKKSLLRLTSLNKETDFDADETLAMMVHTTALEEKTTAGASYIDCFKGHDLRRTEIVCMVWAIQNLSGNSFSNYSTYFLTQAGLDSNASYSFALGQYAMNMVGVFGAWWLMSLGIGRRSLYLYGLCGLCSMLMVLGFLGLVPEEHRRAGAIATGSIMLCWALVYQLTVGTVCYSLVAEISTRRLQIKTVVLGRCLYIIVGIITSVLTPYMLNPGEWNWRNYAGFFWGGICFCCILYTYFRVPEPTGRSFAELDMLFQKGISARKFHSTEVDVFNADVDGTLMDKYQKQQLGTAHHVEKTA; encoded by the exons ATGGCGGACGGAAAAGACGAAATACACGATACGGGTGTTGCCACTGGCCCTGAGGCGCAGGACGAGGCCGCCTACGTTACGAGCCATGAGAAGGCACAGCAGAAGATTCTCCACGATGCTCGGCTGGCTACGGAAAAGGAACGTTCTATGACGCTTATGCAAGGCATCCGACTCTACCCCAAGGCCATCGCCTGGAGTGTGCTGATCAGTGCATGCATTATCATG GAAGGTTATGATGTGGCATTGATCAACAACTTTT ACGCTTTTCCCGAGTTCAAGAAAAAGTATGGCGAGCAGTTGCCTAACGGCGACTGGGAAATCCCAGCCCCATGGCAATCGGGACTGAGTAAT GGTGCAAATGTCGGCGAGCTGATCGGCCTACTCCTCAACGGCTGGATCTCAGAACGATTTGGTTATCGATGGACAGTCATTGGCTGCCTCGTACTCATCAATGCTTGGACGGCTATATTCTTTACTGCGCAAAATGTGCAGGCGTTGCTGGTCGCTGAGATTCTGTGCGGTATT CCATGGGGGGTCTTTCAAACAT TGTGCATCACATATGCTTCCGAGGTGTGCCCCGTAGCAATGAGAGGCTACCTGACCACTTATGTTAACTTTTGTTGGGGTGCCGGTCAAGAAATCGCCATAGGCGTTCTTCTTTCCATGTTGAAGAGGAACGACGAATGGTCATACCGCATTCCATATGCACTCCAATGGATGTGGCCCACACCCTTGATCATCGGCATTTACTTTGCGCCAGAGTCTCCTTGGTGGCTCGTCCGTCACAAGAAGAtcgacgaggccaagaagtcaCTGCTCAGACTGACGAGCCTCAACAAGGAGACTGATTTCGATGCGGATGAGACACTCGCTATGATGGTTCACACCACAGCCTTAGAGGAGAAGACTACCGCAGGAGCTTCGTATATTGACTGCTTCAAGGGGCACGACCTTCGTCGCACCGAGATCGTCTGCATGGTCTGGGCGATTCAGAACCTCAGTGGCAACTCATTTTCTAATTACTCGACATACTTCCTGACACAGGCTGGACTTGACTCCAACGCCTCGTATAGCTTTGCACTTGGACAGTATGCAATGAACATGGTTGGTGTTTTTGGTGCATGGTGGCTTATGAGTCTTGGAATCGGACGCAG GTCTCTATACCTTTATGGCCTCTGCGGCCTGTGCTCCATGCTCATGGTCCTTGGCTTCCTCGGTCTCGTACCCGAAGAACACCGAAGGGCGGGTGCGATCGCTACCGGCAGTATCATGCTTTGCTGGGCTCTCGTGTACCAGCTCACCGTCGGCACAGTCTGTTACTCGCTCGTTGCCGAAATCTCCACACGCAGACTTCAGATCAAGACTGTGGTGCTCGGGAGGTGTCTCTACATCATCGTGGGCATAATCACCAGTGTTCTTACACCTTATATGTTGAACCCGGGTGAATGGAACTGGCGCAACTATGCCGGCTTCTTCT GGGGCGGTATTTGCTTCTGCTGCATCCTTTACACCTACTTCCGTGTACCGGAACCCACCGGCCGCAGCTTCGCCGAGCTTGACATGCTCTTCCAGAAGGGTATCAGCGCGAGGAAGTTCCACTCAACCGAAGTCGACGTCTTCAACGCCGACGTCGACGGGACGCTGATGGACAAATACCAGAAACAGCAGTTGGGTACCGCTCACCATGTCGAAAAGACCGCCTGA
- a CDS encoding neutral trehalase: MSEAPQARRVGSVDDHSVYDDAKTYYTSEERHNNSRSGPRQRTYSQNSLLGQMERLGLKEPFRRGSHDESNHNRRFLIQVDPTLESLKSQEDTDGNMQITIEDNGPKVLTLRTAGSNGHNRFDIRGTYMLSNLLQELTLAQEYGRKQVILDEARLNENPVNRLSRLIRDHFWDALTRRIDASSIEVAAKDPKDWTDDPRPRIYVPKGAPEQLEYYKKLAADKPDIRLDVVELPETITPEYVVGINKAPGLLAVDMEETVDPKTGERVMSGRPFVVPGGRFNELYGWDSYMESLGLLVNDKVYLAKSMVLNFCFCIKHYGKILNATRSYYLCRSQPPFLTDMALRVYDKIRHEPDATEFLRTAILAAIKEYHSVWVAEPRLDPVTGLSRYRPEGTGVPPETEADHFLHILEPYYKKHNMTFKEFVEAYNFGRIREPELDKYFLHDRAVRESGHDTSYRLEGVCADLATVDLNTLLFKYETDIARTIRNVFGDKLVIPAEYCVGSLQPGQVETSAIWDRRSKRRKLAIDKYLWNEEAGMYFDYDTAKRQQCNYESCTTFWALWAGVASPKQAAIMVTRALPKFEAYGGLLSGTEESRGQIGLDRPNRQWDYPYGWAPQQMLAWTGLYRYSFTEEAERLAYKWLFMITKAFSDFNGVVVEKYDVTRPVDPHRVDAEYGNQGLGFKGVAKEGFGWVNASYIYGLQIINAHMRRALGTLTPYDTFIKALEDNRNRALSEMV; encoded by the exons ATGAGCGAAGCTCCTCAGGCCCGTCGGGTAGGGTCTGTAGACGACCACAGCGTCTACGATGATGCAAAGACGTACTATACATCCGAGGAGCGGCACAACAACTCGAGGAGCGGTCCTAGGCAGAGGACGTACTCGCAG AACAGCTTGCTTGGTCAGATGGAGCGATTGGGCCTGAAGGAACCATTCCGGAGAGGCAGTCATG ACGAGTCCAACCACAATAGACGTTTCCTCATCCAGGTCGACCCCACCCTTGAAAGCCTGAAATCCCAAGAGGATACCGATGGGAATATGCAAATCACCATCGAGGACAACGGGCCCAAG GTTCTTACGCTTCGCACTGCAGGGTCCAACGGCCACAACAGATTTGACATTCGTGGCACTTACATGCTTTCGAACCTCCTCCAAGAGCTGACGCTGGCACAAGAATATGGACGCAAACAAGTCATTCTTGATGAGGCACGTCTGAACGAAAACCCGGTCAATCGTCTGTCCAGATTGATTCGGGACCACTTCTGGGATGCTCTTACTCGTCGCATCGATGCATCTAGCATTGAGGTAGCAGCCAAGGATCCCAAAGACTGGACCGACGACCCTCGGCCCCGCATTTACGTGCCAAAGGGGGCACCTGAGCAGCTTGAGTACTACAAAAAGTTGGCTGCGGATAAGCCCGATATACGCCTGGATGTCGTTGAGCTTCCCGAGACTATTACTCCCGAGTatgtcgtcggcatcaaCAAAGCCCCGGGTCTTCTTGCCGTGGACATGGAAGAGACTGTGGACCCCAAGACCGGGGAGAGGGTCATGAGCGGTCGTCCATTCGTCGTTCCTGGCGGTCGCTTCAACGAGCTGTACGGCTGGGACAGCTACATGGAGTCTCTCGGTCTCCTTGTTAACGACAAGGTCTACCTGGCCAAGTCCATGGTCTTGAACTTCTGCTTCTGTATCAAGCACTATGGAAAAATCTTGAACGCCACTAGGTCTTACTACCTTTGCCGATCCCAGCCGCCATTCCTCACTGACATGGCTCTGCGCGTCTACGACAAGATTCGACACGAGCCTGACGCAACCGAGTTTCTTCGGACCGCCATCCTTGCTGCAATCAAGGAGTACCACAGTGTTTGGGTGGCCGAGCCCCGCTTGGACCCAGTCACTGGCCTCTCACGATATAGGCCCGAGGGAACCGGCGTGCCGCCGGAGACCGAAGCTGACCACTTCTTGCACATCTTGGAGCCTTACTACAAGAAACACAACATGACCTTCAAGGAGTTTGTCGAAGCGTACAACTTTGGTCGCATCCGAGAACCGGAGCTGGACAAGTACTTCCTGCACGACCGGGCCGTGCGAGAGTCTGGCCACGATACTTCATACCGTCTGGAGGGTGTATGTGCAGACCTTGCGACCGTTGATCTCAACACCTTGCTGTTCAAGTACGAAACAGACATTGCGCGTACCATTCGCAACGTGTTTGGAGACAAGCTCGTCATCCCAGCCGAGTACTGCGTCGGTTCCCTCCAGCCAGGTCAGGTTGAGACGTCGGCAATTTGGGACCGACGATCTAAGCGGAGAAAGCTCGCCATTGACAAGTATCTGTGGAACGAGGAGGCGGGTATGTACTTCGACTATGACACTGCCAAGCGCCAGCAGTGCAACTACGAGAGCTGCACGACCTTTTGGGCGCTGTGGGCTGGCGTTGCAAGCCCCAAGCAAGCGGCTATTATGGTCACGCGGGCACTCCCCAAGTTCGAGGCATACGGAGGTTTGCTTTCAGGCACAGAGGAATCAAGGGGCCAGATAGGACTGGATCGCCCAAACCGTCAATGGGACTACCCCTATGGCTGGGCGCCACAGCAGATGCTTGCCTGGACGGGCCTGTATCGCTACAGCTTCACCGAGGAGGCTGAAAGGCTGGCATACAAGTGGCTTTTCATGATCACCAAAGCCTTTAGCGACTTCAACGGCGTCGTGGTAGAGAAGTATGACGTAACGCGCCCTGTGGACCCGCACCGCGTCGATGCGGAGTATGGAAACCAGGGTCTTGGGTTCAAGGGAGTTGCGAAGGAAGG ATTCGGCTGGGTCAACGCCAGTTACATCTACGGACTTCAGATCATCAATGCCCACATGCGCCGCGCGTTGGGGACCCTCACGCCGTACGACACCTTCATCAAGGCACTTGAGGATAATCGTAACCGCGCTCTGTCAGAGATGGTCTGA